ATTATCGGTTGCCGTGTGATTGAAAGGCATATCCAAAATCACCGCAATTCCCCGTTTCTTGGCCTGTGCAATCAAATTTTCAAAATCAGCCATCGTGCCAAATTTGGGATTGATTTCCTCATAATTGGTCACATCATAGCCATGATAGCTCGGACTGGCAAAAATCGGTGTCATCCACAGGCCTTGAACCTTCAAATCACTCGTCGAACTTTTATTTCCGGTATTCAGATAGTCCAAATGTTGCGTGATACCCTTTAAATCGCCCACGCCATCCCGATTTGAATCTGCATAGGAGCTTGTAAACACCTCGTAAAAATTGCGATATAAACTCGAATCAACTTTTTTGCTGACCTCCGTTTTTTTGGCTGCTGAACTTGATTTGGCAGGCTGCTGACAAGCCGTAAGCACTGACAGCGCCAAAACAGCAGTCGCAAGTAACACTATTTTATTTTTCATGTTCATTTCCTTTCTGCCTCAAAGCAGATGAAATATCAAGATAATCAAGATAAAATCCACGACTAGCCCCACAAGCCAAGCCAGCCAAAAATACCATTTTCGTGTCTTATGATGCACCACTTGGCCCGCCACAAGCGCACCAACTCCCCCAGCAAAAACAGCCAGTAAGAGCAGCACTTTTTCGGGAATCCGCCATAAATGATGCACCGCTTTGTACTTATCCACAGCATAAAATCCAAAAACAATCCCGTTCCACACTGCAAGCAGACCCAGCAAAATCCAAATGTCCATCACACTCTCCACATTTCTTGATAACAAAGCTCATTTTCAATTCCGTCAGCATTTTCTCTGAATGGCAAAAGCCATCTTCAATTCCGTCAGCATTTTCTCTGTTCAAATCACGCTAAATTTTCCGCTAAAAGTTTTCGTCAGTAAAAATTCTATTCCACTTCACAAGCAAAAGCTTGCCACGGCAGCAAATTCAACCGAGAAATATCCGTCAATTCATCATAATTGTGAATCAAAAGCTCGCGACAGACAAAGCCTGTGCTGAACTGATTGTTCTTATCCGAAAGATTGACAACAACCAAATATTTTTTTCCCTTGTACTTACGCAAATAAGCAAACACCTCATCTGCCGTGTCCAAAAGCTCAAAATCGCCGTAAATTACCCAATCATTATGCTTACGTAAGCGAATCAATTCTTTATAAGTGTAAAAAACAGAATCCTCATCATTGAGCGCCAGCTCAGCATTTATTTCCTGATGATTAGGATTGACAGCCAACCACGGCGTCCCGTCAGTAAATCCAGCATTTTCACCAGCCGTCCACTGCATAGGTGTTCTCGCATTGTCTCGCCCAACTCGACGGATGGAAGCCATGATGTCCTCCTCAGAATAACCCTCAGCCAAGCGCTCCAAACGCATATTGCGCGATTCAACATCATTGACCTGCGAAATGTCCTCAAAGGGGAAATTCGTCATCCCCAGCTCTTCGCCTTGGTAAATGTAAGGTGTGCCCTTCATCAAGTGCAGCAAAATCGCAAAAGCCTTAGCGGACTGTACACGATACTGGCCGTCATTACCCCAATTTGACACAATGCGTGGCAGGTCATGATTGTCCCAAAAGAGCGAATTCCAGCCCTTTTCCAGACCTTGCCACTTGGCAAAAATTTCCTTGAGCTTCGGCACAGAAAATGCTTTTTTGTCCCATTTTTCGCCCTCGTCATCGTAGGCATTTGTGATATGTTCAAATTGGAAAACCATCGACAATTCATCACGCTCAGGAGCACTGTATAGCTCGGCAATCTCAGGCGTTGCCCCCCAAGTTTCGCCCACCGTCAGCAGATTTTTGCCCCCAAAGGTGGCATGGTTCATTTCCTGCAAATACTCATGCAATTTTGGCCCGTTGCCTGTGATTTCTTGGTCAATTTCCTTGCCAATCAAATCAATCACGTCCATACGAAAGCCGCCAATGCCCTTGTCAATCCAGAAATTCATCATGTCATAGACTTCCTTATGCACCGCAGGATTTTCCCAGTTCAAATCAGGCTGCCGCTTACTGAAAATGTGCAAGAAATATTGCCCCGTTGCTTCATCAAATTGCCAAGCCGATCCAGAAAAAGTCGATTTCAAACCATTAGGCTCGTCCCGCCAAATGTAATAATCTCGGTATTTGTTGTCCTTAGATTTGCGACTTTCCACAAACCAAGCATGCTCGTCAGACGTATGATTGACCACCAAATCCATGACAATCTTGATGTCGCGCTTTTCCGCCTCAGCCAGCAACTCGTCCATGTCCGCCATTGTGCCAAATTCCTCAGCAATCGCCCGGTAGTCCGAAATATCATACCCATTATCATCCATTGGAGATTGGTAGACCGGACTCAGCCAGATTGCCCCAATTCCCAAATCCTTCAAATAATCCAATTTTGAAATAATTCCCTGCAAATCACCAATTCCATCAGCATTTGCATCCATGAAAGAACGCGGATAAATCTGATAAACCACCGTTTTTTGCCACCAATTTTTTTGCATAAATCTCTACCTTATTATTTTTCAATAATCCTCTAAATCCACCAACAAAACGTCAGTAAAATCATACTAAAACCAAGCATTCTGTCAGCAAAAATAATACTGACAGAATCTCGAATTACTTATAAATCACAAAACCATACTGTTGAACTTTTTTGCCCTCAACCAGATTAGAAAGAAGCACCTCATCACCAGAAAAATAAGCCGGTTTTTCACCAATGTTGAAAATTGCCTTCAGTTCATCACGTTCAAATTTGACAATCCCATTCTCATCATCAACGATTTTCCATGTCAAATCCGCATCACTCAGTACCTTTTGATAATCACGTCTCAGTTTAATTAAGGCCTTGAAAAAACTAAACATCTCAACATCTTGATTGACTTCATCCCAGGGCATACATTTCCGACACTCAGGATCCATACCACCAGTCAAAGCATACTCATCCCCGTAGTAAATACAAGGCACACCAGCCTGCATGAAAGTGAAAGTTTCCACTAATTTCATCAAGTTTTTATTGTTTTTTGCTACCGTCAAAATCCGTGGCGTATCATGTGAATCCAAAACATTAAACATCACTTGATTGACCTGTTTACGATACAACACCAACTGCGTGTTGATATTAGAAACCATTTGTGAAAGTGAGATTTTCTTATTAATCAAACCATCTTTGATTGCATCCGTATAAGCATAGTTCATCACCGCTGAAAATTCATCTCCAACCAACCAAGGTTGTGCCGAATGCCACACTTCACCCAAGATATAAAAATCATCTTTGGCTATATCACAGATTGTACGAAACTTCTTCCAGAAAGCATGATCCACTTCATCTGCCACATCAAGTCGCCACGCATCAATATCAAACTCACGGATCCAATAATCCGCCACCCTCAAAAGATAAGCTTCCACTTCAGGATTAGCCGTATTGAGCTTAGGCATGTGTGGCGTAAAAGCAAACGTATCATAAGTCGCATTTTCTGCACTTTCAAAATCATCCGTTGGCGTATAAGTCGCTGGCCAGCTATTCACATGGAACCAATCCGCAAATTTTGATTTTTCCTGATTTTTCAAAACATCTTGCCATTGAGCAGAGGTGTCTCCGATATGGTTAAACACTGCGTCGAGCATGACTTTAATCCCACGCGCGTGTGCTTCTTTAACCAAAGTCTTAAACAATTCCTTATCACCAAAATGCTTGTCAATATCCAAATAATCTTCCGTATCATACTTATGATTAGAGAAAGCTTGGAAAATCGGTGTAAAGTAAATTCCATTCACCCCGAGTTCCGTCAGGTGATCCAAATGATCAATCACCCCTTGCAAATCTCCCCCATAAAAGTCTTGACGATCTGGCGTTTCCTTTGGATCCCAAGCTTTCGCATTTTCCGGATCATTAGAAGTATCCCCATTGGCAAAGCGCTCAGGAAAAATTTGATACCAAACGGTTTCTTTCACCCATTCAGGTGCTTTAAACCGATCCGTTTCATGGAAGTAAGGGAGACGGAAAGCGCCATATTTATTCGTTATCAAACGTTCATCATAATCAAGTAAGCCTTGATCCGTATAAACCACTTTTTCTCCATCAAGCCCTGTCACAACAAATAAATAATCCACACGTTTCGTTGCAACCGTAATTTCTGCCTCAAAATAATCATTCCGATTTGTAGAAAGCAATTTCTTCATTTCTACAGTCTGGCTTTCCCAATATTGAGTGTCTGGATGATCTAAGCCTCTCCAGAGATAAGGATCTCCGTAAACCAATTCGACTTTTTCGATATCCTCTTTTTCAGCTTGCAAACGAACGTGCATCAGATTTTTCCTATACAAATATGCAAATTCCGATTCAGGACGATGATAAAGAGCAGCTTTGTTCATAATATAGAACCTCCAAATTTTTATTGGCTGTACTAGTGTCATTCCCACCACATCTGGAGAAAACAAATCTCACATTAGCACCATTTTATCACAACGCTTTCATTTGCGCAACCGTTTGCGAGTCATTGAACATTTTTTATTTTCTTACATCTTTATTTTCAAAAACTTTTAATCCTAAAAACACTTAACTACCAAGCCTAAAGCCGTGTAACTAAATTGTAATGTTTTTCTTCTTGACAAAAAGCAAACGTTTGCGTAAAATGAAAAGTGTAGAAAATAAAACCGTTTTCATTCAGGAGGAAATAAAAATGAAATCTTGGAAAAAAGTTGCTCTTGGCGGAGCATCTGTACTCGCTCTTGCAACTCTTGCAGCTTGTGGCTCATCAACAAGCTCTAGCAATTCATCATCTAAAGATGCTTCCGATAGCATCAAAGGAACAGTTCGTGTTTATGTAGATACACAACAAAAAGCAACATACACAGATGTTGCGAAAGGTTTGGCTTCTAAATATCCAGATCTTAAAGTTCAAATCATTGCTAACGCTTCTGGCTCAGCAAATGCTAAAGTAGATATTGCTAAAGACCCTTCTAAATACGCCGACGTCTTTGCAGTCCCTAATGACCAACTTGGTGATATGGCAGATAAAGGCTATATCAATCCAGTAGCTACAAAATTTGCAAGTGAAATCAAGAAAGATAATTCCGACGTTACTGTAGACGGTGTGACATACAAAGACAAGATTTATGCTTTCCCTAAATCAACAGAATCGCTCGTTCTTTTCTATAACAAATCTAAATTATCAGCCGATGATGTTAAGACTTGGGAAGGAATGACTTCTAAAGCTGCTTTTGCTGCTAACTATACTGACCCTTACTATTCTTACCCAGTCTTCTTTACTGCTGGTACAACACTCTTTGGTAAGTCTGGTGAAGATGTCAAAGCCACTGATGTAGCTTCAGCTAATGGCGTTAAAGCCCTCGAATGGATTGCAGCCCAAAAAGCAAACAAAAACGTTATGCAAACAACTAACGCACTGAACCAACTTCAAGCAGGTAAAGTAGCAGCGATGTTTGATGGCCCTTGGGATACAGCTAACATTAAGAAAATTTTGGGTGACAACTTCGCCGTTGCTCCTTATCCAACAATCAATATTGACGGACAAGACAAACAACTTCAATCCTTCCAAGGAATTAAAGGTTTCGCAGTTAACTCAGCTGCTAAAAATCAAGCTGCCGCTCAAACTGTTGCAGAATACCTCTCAAGTAAAGCTGCTCAATTGAAACTCTTCAATTCTCAAGGAGACGTTCCTACTAACCTCGATGCCCAAAAAGATGATGCTGTGAAAAATTCTGACGTCACTAAAGCAATCATTACAATGACTAAAGAAGGAAATTCTGTAGTTATGCCTAAACTTCCACAAATGGCAACTTTCTGGAATAACGCTGGACCTTTGATGAACGGAGCATACACTGGCTCTATCAAACCAGCCGACTACCAAGCTCAATTGCAAAAATTCCAAGACAGTATCTCAAAATAAGAGATGATCTAATGGTTATATGTGAATAAGAGGTTGGGCTACTTCAGCCTGACCTCTTAATTTTTAAAGGAAATATTATGACTAAAAAGAAAAAAAGAAAACTCACAGAGAGTACTGTTTCTCCTGAAGAAAAGGCAATCAAAGTAAGCGAAGTTTTCTCAAAAGGGGATACCACAACAAAATTAACTTTTTTTGTTATGGGTCTAAACCAAATTAAAAACAAACAATGGGTAAAGGGACTCACTCTTTTAATTCTTGAAATTGCTTTTATTGGCTGGCTTCTTTTCTCTGGAATTAGCGCTTTCTCTCTTCTTAGTAGTTTAGGACCAAACAAAGTAAAAAGAACAATCACTGATGCCTCAGGATTTCCACAAACTCTACAACCCGACAATTCCGTCTTAATCTTACTTTGGGGACTTATTGCCTGTCTCGTTGTCGTTTTATTTATTCTGCTTTATTGGTTTAACTACCGTTCAAACAAGCACCTCTACTTCTTAAAACGTGAAGGAAAAGCAATTCCAACTAATAGGGAAGAACTCGCCTCATTGCTTGATACAAAACTTTATGCAACCTTGATGGCAATTCCTTTGATTGGTGTTCTTGCTTTCACAGTCTTGCCGACAGTTTATATGATTTCGATGGCCTTTACCAACTATGATCGACTCCATGCCGTTGCTTTTTCTTGGACAGGATTTCAAGCGTTTGGTAATGTCTTGACAGGTGACTTAGCTGGAACATTTTTCCCAGTTTTAGGTTGGACTCTGGTATGGGCAATCGTTGCTACAGCAACAACCTTCCTCGGTGGTGTGCTATTAGCCATCCTCATTGAATCAACTGGAATTAAATTTAAAGGTTTCTGGAGAACGATTTTCGTTATCGTCTTTGCCGTTCCACAATTCGTAACGTTGTTGATGATGGCTCAATTTTTAGATCAACAAGGTGCCTTAAATGGAATTTTGATGAATCTCCATTTAATCTCTCATCCAATCAATTTTATCGGTGCAGCATCTGACCCGATGGTTGCAAGAATTACGGTTATTTTTGTTAATATGTGGATTGGTATTCCAGTTTCCATGCTTGTTTCAACAGCGATTATCCAAAACCTTCCTCAAGATCAAATTGAAGCCGCACGAATTGACGGAGCAAATACCTTCAATATCTTCCGTTCAATCACTTTCCCTCAAATTCTCTTTGTTATGACGCCTGCGTTAATTCAACAATTTATCGGAAATATCAATAACTTCAACGTTATTTACCTCTTGACAGGTGGTTGGCCAATGAATCCAAACTATCAAGGAGCAGGTTCAACAGACCTTCTTGTTACTTGGCTCTATAACCTCGTATTTGGTCAAACTCAACGTTATAACGCAGCCGCTGTTCTTGGTATCTTGATTTTCATTGTTAATGCATCAATTTCATTAGTAGCATACCGTCGTACCAATGCATTTAAGGAGGGCTAATTGAAATGAAATCTTATAAAACGCAACGCCGTGTCTCTTTAACTTTGAGATACATCCTACTTGCACTCTTAGCCATTGTGTGGATTTTTCCCATTATGTGGATTATCTTAGCAAGTTTGACCCAAAATAATACAGGATTTGTTTCGACAATCATTCCAAAAACATTTACCTTTGAAAACTATACTCAACTTTTCCAAAACAAAAGTGGAAGTTTCCCATTTGTTTCATGGATTATTAATACTTTTTTCGTAGCGGTCGTTTCAGCCGTACTCTCTACCTTTATCACAATTATTATGTCCTACACCCTTTCACGTTTGCGCTTTGCCTTTCGTAAACCTTTCTTGCAAATCGCCTTAGTGCTAGGGATGTTCCCAGGATTTATGTCTATGATTGCCCTCTACTACATCTTAAAAGCAATCAATATGTTAAATCTTGGTGGTTTAATCTTAGTTTATGTTGGTGGAGCTGGCTTAGGTTTCTACATCGCTAAAGGCTTCTTTGACACCATCCCACGTTCAATTGATGAAGCAGCGACGATTGATGGGGCAAACAAGTGGCAAGTATTCACACATATTACTCTTCCCCTTTCACGCCCAATCATTGTCTACACTGCCTTAATGGCATTTATTGCTCCTTGGACAGACTTCATCTTTTCTGGGATTATCTTAGGAAACAACCAAGCACATCCTGAAACCTTCACGATTGCTTATGGTTTGTATAGCATGGTTCACTCTCAAAAAGGGGCTGCCACAGCTTTCTTCACACAGTTCATTGCCGGTTGTGTCATCATCGCTATTCCTATCACAATCCTCTTTGTTATCATGCAAAAATTCTACGTCAACGGAATTACCGCTGGTGCTGATAAAGGTTAATTATCCAAAAAACTCTCTATCATCTTCGATAGAGAATTTTTATTAACAAAAAAAGCTGACAAATATATCAGCTTTTTTGCTTATTGCCCAAGAAGGCTTTGTGCTTCTGAGCGATACTTATCCATATCAATAGATAGTCCTAGACCATCATATCTATCGTAAGCATCCACCCAATCGCCATTTTCTGGAATTGTTGTTGACTTAATTCCATTTTTTATATCAAACACTGTTTTAAAACCGGTAGTCAAAAGGAACGAATTAGGGATATTTGTCATTGTCACTGCTCGCGTCGTTCCCAACGCACTGGATGCAGTAAATAAAGTTAAAGGATTTTTAAACTTAGACATCATCGTTTCCACAACTTGCTGTTGGCGTTTCACACGCCCAAAATCACCTTCATCATCATGGCGGAATCGTGCATAGTTAAGGAGCATTCGACCATTCATTTTTTGTACGCCAGGCTTAATCATCATAAATGTCCCACCACCATCTGGATAGCCAAGTGCTGCTGCTTCATCAGCTGTGAGATCTTTGTCATTAGAAGCTTTACCTTCCGTTGCTGCTAAATCATCTGGCACAGGAACTGCTGCAAGATTTTCACCATTTACCGTTGAAAATTTTGCATCAATTTTCAAGCCTGTTGGGAATAAGGAATCAACAATCGTTGCGAAGCTCGAAAAATCAACTACTGCATAGTACTGACAGTTGATACCGAAATTTTTATTCAGCGTTTCGCTCATCAAGTCAACACCTTGTTTATTATACTGTTCTCCAATGGTGAAAGCCGAGTTAATTTTAGAATCCTGTGAATCGCCACTGCTTACATCAGGGATGTTAACCAAAGTATCTCGCATGAAACTAACAATTCTTGTTTGATGATCTTTAGCATTCACGTGTAAAACCATGATTGTATCTGTATGAGCAATGCCATCAGACTGCCAAGGCCGTTTATCTGCTCCTAAGAGCAAGATATTTACTGATCCATCCGTATTTTTTCGGCTTGTAAATTTTTCAGCCTTAGCTACGCTTCCTTCATGTTTGACCCCTCGTTGATAGCCATAAACAAAAAAACCAGCCATGACAACAATTATTAGGACGATAACACTCAAAATACCACGGAACCAATGTCTTTTTTTCTTCGTTTTTTTGTTTCCTTTGTCCTTTTTAGGTTGTTTAAACCCTCTCGGAACTTTAGTTGATCTATTGTTTGAAGAATGTATCGTCTGGCGTTGTTGCCTGCTCGAACTAGAATAATCAGTCGAATAATTAGGCCGATTTTCTTCTTCATAATCACTATAACTCTGCTGCTCATAATTATTTTGAGTTTCTGGAATTACTTGCTCTTGATCATCTTCGTACTCGGAATTGTTTGTATCTCGCTTAAGCTCATTGAGCAAATCATAATATTCTTGGCGTTCCCGAATCGTGAGATAATTGATATTATGTCGCAAATATTCCAAACGTTTGTATTTTTTCTCAGTCATTTCCTACCTATTATATCAAAGTTTGATGATTCCTGCAAAATCTTATGTAATTTTGAAAAGAGAACTCTTACATGAGTTCTCTTGCTTTTACTTCAATAAAGTTAACCACATCATTAATTGTTTTACCGGTGCTATCCAATAAAACAGCATCATCAGCCTGTTTTAACGGTGAAACCTCACGAGTGCTATCTTTGTGGTCACGCTCAGCAATTTCAATTTTCAAGCGCTCCAGGTCTGTTGGAATCCCTTTTGATAGGTTTTCTTTATAGCGACGTTCAGCACGCTCATCTACTGAAGCAATCAAAAAGATTTTCAAGTCAGCTCTTGGCAAAACAACTGTGCCGATATCTCGACCATCCATGATGATTCCACCCTGATTTGCAATTCTTTGTTGTTCAGCGACCATAAATTCTCGAATTTCTGAAATTGCCGAAATTTTAGACACTGCATTCGTGACTTCGTTGGTGCGAATAACTTCAGTCACATTATCGCTTCCAAGAAAAACTTCTTGACCATTTTCCCTGTTAGCGAAAGAAAGAGGATGATTCTTAATGTATTCAATTATTTTTGTTGCATCTTCGGTTTCTTTTTGAAGGGCAACAAAAGTTGCTGCGCGATACATTGCACCAGTATCCAGATAAATCAAGTCCAGATTGCGCGCTACTATTTTAGCAACAGTTGATTTTCCACTTGAGGCTGGGCCGTCGACAGCAATTTGAATTTTTTTCATAAGGGATTTTCTTTTTCCTTTTAATCTTTTTTATCTTATTTTTATTTTAATTTCAGTACTTGACCAGCATGAATCGCTGAGCCGTCGGCATTGTATCCGTCTGCTGAAATATTATTTAAACTTGCAATTGTCTCCCAAGGAATTCCAGTTTTGGCCGCAATTGTGCTTGGGTAATCGCCCGCGGTAATCGTATAAGTCGTTCCACTTGCTTCAGCACTAGATGATGAAGGAGTGCTTGAACTTGATGATTGCGTCGCTGGTGTACTACTTGACTCAGTTGTTGCTTCTGATGAGGCAGTTGAAGTACTTGAAGTTGCTGCTGTTGTTTGAGTACTTGATGATTGATGGAAACTCTTTGCGATGCTTTCATTATTTTGTCTTTGACTGTTCCAAAGAATAAAAGCAATGGCAAATCCAACTATAATAAACATTAAAACAACGAGAAAAGTCAAAAATCGCGTTGTTAAAGGACGTTTTTCGGTATCTCTTGCGCGAGCTTGTCTTTTCAATTCTTCTGGGTCTTCTTTCATTGCTTTGTAAATTTCATTATTCCAGGGTTCTTTTGTAGCCACGACCTTTTCCTTTCAATTTTCCTAATTTTTTATTATCATTTCTTATATGAAGATAAAAATAATTTCCGATAAATGTATCGCCTGCGGGCTATGCCACCTTCAAGCACCAGAAGTTTTCGATTACTACGATAATGGTATTGTCAAATTCTATGACACTGAAACGTCTATCCAAAACTTTCCTGATAGTTCAACCCTACAAGCTGCTGTCAAAACTTGTCCTACCGGAGCCC
The DNA window shown above is from Lactococcus sp. S-13 and carries:
- a CDS encoding glycoside hydrolase family 13 protein, whose protein sequence is MQKNWWQKTVVYQIYPRSFMDANADGIGDLQGIISKLDYLKDLGIGAIWLSPVYQSPMDDNGYDISDYRAIAEEFGTMADMDELLAEAEKRDIKIVMDLVVNHTSDEHAWFVESRKSKDNKYRDYYIWRDEPNGLKSTFSGSAWQFDEATGQYFLHIFSKRQPDLNWENPAVHKEVYDMMNFWIDKGIGGFRMDVIDLIGKEIDQEITGNGPKLHEYLQEMNHATFGGKNLLTVGETWGATPEIAELYSAPERDELSMVFQFEHITNAYDDEGEKWDKKAFSVPKLKEIFAKWQGLEKGWNSLFWDNHDLPRIVSNWGNDGQYRVQSAKAFAILLHLMKGTPYIYQGEELGMTNFPFEDISQVNDVESRNMRLERLAEGYSEEDIMASIRRVGRDNARTPMQWTAGENAGFTDGTPWLAVNPNHQEINAELALNDEDSVFYTYKELIRLRKHNDWVIYGDFELLDTADEVFAYLRKYKGKKYLVVVNLSDKNNQFSTGFVCRELLIHNYDELTDISRLNLLPWQAFACEVE
- a CDS encoding carbohydrate ABC transporter permease, with the protein product MTKKKKRKLTESTVSPEEKAIKVSEVFSKGDTTTKLTFFVMGLNQIKNKQWVKGLTLLILEIAFIGWLLFSGISAFSLLSSLGPNKVKRTITDASGFPQTLQPDNSVLILLWGLIACLVVVLFILLYWFNYRSNKHLYFLKREGKAIPTNREELASLLDTKLYATLMAIPLIGVLAFTVLPTVYMISMAFTNYDRLHAVAFSWTGFQAFGNVLTGDLAGTFFPVLGWTLVWAIVATATTFLGGVLLAILIESTGIKFKGFWRTIFVIVFAVPQFVTLLMMAQFLDQQGALNGILMNLHLISHPINFIGAASDPMVARITVIFVNMWIGIPVSMLVSTAIIQNLPQDQIEAARIDGANTFNIFRSITFPQILFVMTPALIQQFIGNINNFNVIYLLTGGWPMNPNYQGAGSTDLLVTWLYNLVFGQTQRYNAAAVLGILIFIVNASISLVAYRRTNAFKEG
- a CDS encoding SAG1386/EF1546 family surface-associated protein, with protein sequence MATKEPWNNEIYKAMKEDPEELKRQARARDTEKRPLTTRFLTFLVVLMFIIVGFAIAFILWNSQRQNNESIAKSFHQSSSTQTTAATSSTSTASSEATTESSSTPATQSSSSSTPSSSSAEASGTTYTITAGDYPSTIAAKTGIPWETIASLNNISADGYNADGSAIHAGQVLKLK
- a CDS encoding extracellular solute-binding protein encodes the protein MKSWKKVALGGASVLALATLAACGSSTSSSNSSSKDASDSIKGTVRVYVDTQQKATYTDVAKGLASKYPDLKVQIIANASGSANAKVDIAKDPSKYADVFAVPNDQLGDMADKGYINPVATKFASEIKKDNSDVTVDGVTYKDKIYAFPKSTESLVLFYNKSKLSADDVKTWEGMTSKAAFAANYTDPYYSYPVFFTAGTTLFGKSGEDVKATDVASANGVKALEWIAAQKANKNVMQTTNALNQLQAGKVAAMFDGPWDTANIKKILGDNFAVAPYPTINIDGQDKQLQSFQGIKGFAVNSAAKNQAAAQTVAEYLSSKAAQLKLFNSQGDVPTNLDAQKDDAVKNSDVTKAIITMTKEGNSVVMPKLPQMATFWNNAGPLMNGAYTGSIKPADYQAQLQKFQDSISK
- a CDS encoding glycoside hydrolase family 13 protein, encoding MNKAALYHRPESEFAYLYRKNLMHVRLQAEKEDIEKVELVYGDPYLWRGLDHPDTQYWESQTVEMKKLLSTNRNDYFEAEITVATKRVDYLFVVTGLDGEKVVYTDQGLLDYDERLITNKYGAFRLPYFHETDRFKAPEWVKETVWYQIFPERFANGDTSNDPENAKAWDPKETPDRQDFYGGDLQGVIDHLDHLTELGVNGIYFTPIFQAFSNHKYDTEDYLDIDKHFGDKELFKTLVKEAHARGIKVMLDAVFNHIGDTSAQWQDVLKNQEKSKFADWFHVNSWPATYTPTDDFESAENATYDTFAFTPHMPKLNTANPEVEAYLLRVADYWIREFDIDAWRLDVADEVDHAFWKKFRTICDIAKDDFYILGEVWHSAQPWLVGDEFSAVMNYAYTDAIKDGLINKKISLSQMVSNINTQLVLYRKQVNQVMFNVLDSHDTPRILTVAKNNKNLMKLVETFTFMQAGVPCIYYGDEYALTGGMDPECRKCMPWDEVNQDVEMFSFFKALIKLRRDYQKVLSDADLTWKIVDDENGIVKFERDELKAIFNIGEKPAYFSGDEVLLSNLVEGKKVQQYGFVIYK
- a CDS encoding DUF1294 domain-containing protein, producing the protein MDIWILLGLLAVWNGIVFGFYAVDKYKAVHHLWRIPEKVLLLLAVFAGGVGALVAGQVVHHKTRKWYFWLAWLVGLVVDFILIILIFHLL
- the cmk gene encoding (d)CMP kinase; the encoded protein is MKKIQIAVDGPASSGKSTVAKIVARNLDLIYLDTGAMYRAATFVALQKETEDATKIIEYIKNHPLSFANRENGQEVFLGSDNVTEVIRTNEVTNAVSKISAISEIREFMVAEQQRIANQGGIIMDGRDIGTVVLPRADLKIFLIASVDERAERRYKENLSKGIPTDLERLKIEIAERDHKDSTREVSPLKQADDAVLLDSTGKTINDVVNFIEVKARELM
- a CDS encoding sugar ABC transporter permease, with amino-acid sequence MKSYKTQRRVSLTLRYILLALLAIVWIFPIMWIILASLTQNNTGFVSTIIPKTFTFENYTQLFQNKSGSFPFVSWIINTFFVAVVSAVLSTFITIIMSYTLSRLRFAFRKPFLQIALVLGMFPGFMSMIALYYILKAINMLNLGGLILVYVGGAGLGFYIAKGFFDTIPRSIDEAATIDGANKWQVFTHITLPLSRPIIVYTALMAFIAPWTDFIFSGIILGNNQAHPETFTIAYGLYSMVHSQKGAATAFFTQFIAGCVIIAIPITILFVIMQKFYVNGITAGADKG
- a CDS encoding ferredoxin; this encodes MKIKIISDKCIACGLCHLQAPEVFDYYDNGIVKFYDTETSIQNFPDSSTLQAAVKTCPTGALKIEKGQ
- a CDS encoding LCP family protein, which produces MTEKKYKRLEYLRHNINYLTIRERQEYYDLLNELKRDTNNSEYEDDQEQVIPETQNNYEQQSYSDYEEENRPNYSTDYSSSSRQQRQTIHSSNNRSTKVPRGFKQPKKDKGNKKTKKKRHWFRGILSVIVLIIVVMAGFFVYGYQRGVKHEGSVAKAEKFTSRKNTDGSVNILLLGADKRPWQSDGIAHTDTIMVLHVNAKDHQTRIVSFMRDTLVNIPDVSSGDSQDSKINSAFTIGEQYNKQGVDLMSETLNKNFGINCQYYAVVDFSSFATIVDSLFPTGLKIDAKFSTVNGENLAAVPVPDDLAATEGKASNDKDLTADEAAALGYPDGGGTFMMIKPGVQKMNGRMLLNYARFRHDDEGDFGRVKRQQQVVETMMSKFKNPLTLFTASSALGTTRAVTMTNIPNSFLLTTGFKTVFDIKNGIKSTTIPENGDWVDAYDRYDGLGLSIDMDKYRSEAQSLLGQ